One window from the genome of Numida meleagris isolate 19003 breed g44 Domestic line chromosome 24, NumMel1.0, whole genome shotgun sequence encodes:
- the SDHC gene encoding succinate dehydrogenase cytochrome b560 subunit, mitochondrial, with protein sequence MAALVLRCISRRCLLARLSPGPSVHHVVPMATTAKEEMARFWEKNTKSARPLSPHVSIYKWSLPMAMSITHRGTGVALSLGVSLFSLAALLLPEQFPHYVAVLKSLSLGPALIYSAKFALVFPLSYHTWNGIRHLAWDVGKGLKLTQVQQSGVLVLVLTVLSSAGLAAM encoded by the exons ATGGCGGCGCTGGTGTTGAG GTGCATCTCTCGGCGGTGCCTGCTGGCCCGGCTCAGCCCCGGCCCCTCCGTGCACCA CGTTGTCCCCATGGCCACGACGGCCAAGGAGGAGATGGCTCGCTTCTGGGAGAAGAACACCAAGTCCGCCCGGCCCCTGTCCCCCCACGTCTCCATTTACAA GTGGTCGCTGCCCATGGCCATGTCCATCACGCACCGCGGCACCGGCGTCGCGCTCAGCTTAG GCGTCTCCCTCTTCAGcctggctgccctgctgctcccggAGCAGTTTCCTCACTACGTGGCCGTGCTGAAGTCTCTCAGCCTGGGCCCAGCGCTCATCTACTCCGCTAAGTTCGCCCTGGTCTTCCCCCTCTCCTACCACACCTGGAACGGAATCCGGCACCTG GCGTGGGACGTGGGGAAGGGTCTCAAGCTCACCCAGGTGCAGCAGTCGGGGGTCCTGGTCCTGGTCCTGACCGTGCTCTCCTCCGCCGGCCTCGCCGCCATGTGA